The following proteins are encoded in a genomic region of Tissierellales bacterium:
- a CDS encoding ATP-binding cassette domain-containing protein, translating to MIDIKNLSKSFVKNENIIHEFNLKLERNGITCLLGPSGCGKTTLLRLIAGLAKSDGGSIDGVQNISFGYVFQEDRLLPWLSVRENIEWILKKDSDVDIDFYLKMLEIENAKNLYPKALSGGMKQRVSIARAFAFDADIILMDEPFKSLDYELKMTLMNSIIKLNQYEKKTIIIVTHDVQVAAFLGDNIILLKGNPLRVKTKINSLLSDDERVVNNPMLSELEKKIYSQMKLD from the coding sequence ATGATAGATATTAAGAATTTGAGTAAATCATTTGTTAAAAATGAAAATATAATACATGAATTCAACCTTAAATTGGAACGAAATGGTATTACTTGTTTACTTGGGCCTTCTGGGTGTGGAAAGACTACACTTTTGAGGTTAATTGCAGGTCTCGCAAAAAGTGATGGTGGTTCAATAGATGGTGTTCAAAACATTAGTTTTGGATATGTATTTCAAGAGGATCGTTTGTTACCATGGCTTAGTGTGAGAGAAAATATAGAATGGATACTCAAGAAAGATAGTGATGTAGATATTGATTTTTATTTAAAAATGTTAGAGATTGAGAATGCTAAAAATTTGTATCCTAAAGCACTTAGTGGTGGAATGAAACAGCGTGTTTCAATAGCTAGGGCATTTGCATTTGATGCGGATATCATATTGATGGATGAACCTTTCAAATCATTAGATTATGAACTTAAAATGACATTGATGAATTCTATAATTAAGCTGAATCAATATGAAAAAAAGACTATTATAATAGTTACTCACGATGTTCAAGTAGCAGCGTTTTTAGGTGATAATATAATTTTGTTAAAAGGTAATCCGCTTAGAGTAAAAACAAAGATAAATAGTTTATTAAGTGATGACGAAAGAGTTGTAAATAATCCTATGCTCAGCGAATTAGAAAAAAAGATATACAGTCAAATGAAATTAGATTAG
- a CDS encoding cob(I)yrinic acid a,c-diamide adenosyltransferase has product MERGYIHIYTGDGKGKTTAAFGVALRTLLCDKRVFVGQFVKSMAYSETNITRWTENIEIEQFGCGCMLDREKDEEDIKHAKQGLVRCREIFEKNEYDLIILDEIFIAIDLGLVTQEEVEKLMSYKPEYAELILTGRNAPEALIAKADLVTEMKCKKHYYEKGVLSRAGIDC; this is encoded by the coding sequence ATGGAAAGAGGATACATACATATTTATACTGGAGATGGCAAAGGAAAAACTACAGCTGCTTTTGGTGTAGCACTTAGAACTTTGCTTTGCGATAAGAGAGTTTTTGTAGGTCAATTCGTAAAAAGTATGGCATATAGTGAAACTAACATTACTAGATGGACTGAGAATATTGAAATAGAACAATTTGGTTGTGGATGTATGTTGGATAGAGAAAAAGATGAAGAGGATATCAAACATGCTAAGCAGGGGTTGGTCAGATGTCGTGAGATATTTGAAAAGAATGAATATGATTTGATTATACTAGATGAAATATTTATAGCTATAGATCTTGGATTAGTTACACAAGAGGAAGTTGAGAAACTAATGAGCTACAAGCCAGAATATGCAGAGTTAATATTAACTGGCAGAAATGCTCCAGAAGCATTGATAGCTAAGGCAGATTTAGTTACAGAAATGAAGTGCAAAAAGCACTATTATGAGAAAGGTGTATTATCTAGAGCTGGCATAGATTGTTAA